Proteins from a genomic interval of Macrobrachium nipponense isolate FS-2020 chromosome 33, ASM1510439v2, whole genome shotgun sequence:
- the LOC135202957 gene encoding SET and MYND domain-containing protein 4-like, whose amino-acid sequence MASFDFGKLPFDLGKLPFELGKLGSQLTLLHYRGEQCLDEILQWAWDNYQFDCKALKESRKSEDKANMMRLLGNECYKAKNYTKALESYNQSILAAPHPVLSNIRMEETDGDAEEFGVPRIDPARYGGVSLEQCSALGKGFANRSAILLDLGAYEECLEDIDLALEYGYPEELRPKLEARRLKCQEAQRQEETSNFKQRDLLDGNLEKLVLRDALKEFKSVVAKKPPVLKDPNPCLPAFSSSVKVCHWPDKGRRGLVATRDIKPGEVLGVERAFAIVLSQDRLAINCSTCTSRCVNPLPCPGCCQVVFCSRSCQVKGLSEDHWLECKILSSVLVHGLETPACSYKVLRTLNFRQMKSICDKLKKDKQTPPEQLGFDSSGKYNSSSFQAIYHLNHNLETLSLERVISFCMDAFRLVKLLELSKRFFVDESGKPVPVTREDFLDACKILVNNYAKFIPNSFGTPGLEVRELFPAKSLINHSCSPVMSAYLLGREMLLYALKPIAAGEELTVSFIPDFSVQPKYERQKTLVSVKGIVCSCQACEENWPTLLHLPAVRCLCVNCKKPFSSVGMHCNKCSERLGGQLDVKTAFELGIISEKVTSAHEFLCRMQKKVELSEPISKQEFRRICGALEVVFEHTTLPSKALLSFMKLLDVCAVSGLM is encoded by the exons ATGGCAAGTTTTGACTTCGGCAAACTGCCCTTTGATCTCGGCAAACTGCCCTTTGAGCTTGGGAAACTGGGCTCCCAGCTTACCCTTTTACATTATCGGGGAGAACAGTGCTTGGATGAAATCTTACAGTGGGCTTGGGACAATTATCAGTTCGATTGTAAGGCCTTAAAAGAATCAAGAAAGTCTGAAGATAAAGCTAATATGATGCGATTGCTTGGCAACGAGTGTTACAAGGCAAAGAATTATACAAAAGCTTTAGAATCCTATAATCAGAGCATCTTGGCAGCACCACATCCAGTATTGAGTAATATCAGAATGGAAGAGACTGACGGTGATGCAGAAGAGTTTGGTGTTCCTCGCATCGACCCTGCAAGGTATGGTGGCGTGTCTTTAGAACAATGTAGTGCCCTAGGAAAAGGATTTGCAAATAGATCAGCTATTCTGCTCGATTTAGGGGCGTATGAGGAGTGTTTGGAAGATATTGATCTAGCCTTGGAGTATGGATACCCTGAAGAATTGCGTCCAAAACTAGAAGCAAGACGGTTGAAGTGCCAAGAAGCGCAAAGGCAAGAGGAGACATCGAACTTCAAACAGAGAGATTTGCTTGATGGGAATCTTGAAAAACTTGTCTTGCGGGACGCCTTGAAGGAATTTAAGTCCGTCGTAGCAAAGAAGCCTCCAGTGTTAAAAGATCCTAATCCATGCCTACCAGCTTTCAGTAGTTCTGTGAAAGTGTGTCACTGGCCCGACAAAGGGAGAAGAGGCCTTGTTGCAACAAGAGATATCAAACCAG GTGAGGTCCTAGGTGTGGAGAGGGCATTTGCCATCGTTCTGAGCCAAGATCGGCTAGCTATAAATTGTTCTACTTGTACTAGCAGATGTGTGAACCCTCTTCCTTGTCCTGGGTGTTGCCAG GTTGTATTCTGCAGCAGGTCCTGTCAGGTAAAGGGTCTTTCAGAAGACCATTGGCTAGAGTGCAAGATCCTGAGCTCGGTACTTGTTCATGGACTGGAGACACCAGCGTGTTCCTATAAAGTACTAAGAACGTTGAACTTCCGTCAAATGAAATCTATTTGTGACAAGCTTAAGAAGGATAAACAAACCCCTCCTGAACAGTTAGGATTTGATAGCAGTGGAAAATACAACTCATCTTCATTTCAAGCCATTTACCATCTTAATCATAACTTGGAAACTTTGTCTCTTGAAAGAGTGATATCCTTCTGCATGGATGCATTTCGGTTGGTCAAACTTTTAGAGTTGAGCAAAAGGTTCTTTGTTGATGAATCCGGCAAACCAGTACCAGTAACTAGAGAAGACTTTCTGGACGCATGCAAGATTCTAGTCAACAACTATGCCAAGTTTATTCCGAATTCATTTGGAACCCCAGGTCTAGAG GTTAGAGAATTGTTCCCAGCTAAAAGTCTTATCAACCACTCCTGCTCGCCTGTTATGTCTGCTTATCTTCTTGGTCGAGAGATGCTCCTCTATGCTTTAAAACCTATTGCAGCCGGCGAGGAGCTGACAGTTTCCTTTATACCTGACTTTAGCGTTCAACCAAAGTATGAAAGACAAAAAACTTTGGTGTCTGTCAAGGGTATCGTCTGTAGCTGTCAAGCTTGTGAAGAGAACTGGCCAACTTTGTTACATCTACCTGCGGTtaggtgtttgtgtgtaaattgcAAGAAACCTTTTTCAAGTGTGGGAATGCATTGCAATAAATGTTCAGAAAGACTGGGAGGACAATTAGATGTTAAAACAGCTTTTGAACTGGGAATTATTTCTGAAAAGGTAACGTCAGCCCATGAATTTTTATGTCGAATGCAAAAGAAAGTAGAGCTAAGCGAACCCATATCAAAACAAGAGTTTAGACGTATTTGTGGAGCATTGGAGGTCGTCTTTGAACACACAACATTGCCTTCTAAAGCGCTTTTAAGCTTCATGAAGTTATTGGATGTTTGTGCTGTAAGTGGATTGATGTGA